In Primulina eburnea isolate SZY01 chromosome 14, ASM2296580v1, whole genome shotgun sequence, the following proteins share a genomic window:
- the LOC140813139 gene encoding uncharacterized protein isoform X2, with translation MASEGSHDSRILIVASGGKFLPDSHAVSAFITDKFAEKQCMGGHTWRYVDVATKAYYWGEFVKSYRWRPDHDTHIRATWKTLAADLYRKTLCSWRAKPKLPLGVNIQIWNKWKEIWSSSQWQNKSEKAKNNRNTEPEGPGTGVVKHIGGSRCFIQHSIKMREELGRDASAYELFKMTHQKKDGTWVDARSKALDAEMNAQFLEATQLDADFESPHNPTPEVQNELYILAVGGVKKRKLYGVGSQAEVLYPEAMSGRATHTRANSMDVAAAKAEAAAATSKVEELTRELTSLRQQVRYLMEHALIDPQATSYDDDSTQP, from the exons ATGGCTTCAGAAGGTTCCCATGATTCTAGGATCTTGATTGTGGCCTCAGGTGGCAA ATTCTTACCAGATAGTCATGCAGTCTCAGCCTTTATCACTGATAAATTTGCTGAGAAACAGTGCATGGGGGGTCACACATGGCGATATGTGGATGTTGCGACAAAGGCATACTACTGGGGCGAGTTCGTG AAATCGTATCGTTGGCGTCCTGATCATGACACTCATATTAGGGCTACATGGAAAACACTTGCAGCCGATCTGTACAGGAAAACACTTTGCAGTTGGCGTGCAAAGCCTAAACTCCCACTTGGGGTTAATATCCAAATTTGGAACAAGTGGAAGGAAATCTGGAGTTCCTCTCAGTGGCAGAATAAGTCAGAAAAAGCTAAAAATAATAGGAATACAGAGCCTGAAGGACCAGGAACAGGGGTGGTTAAACACATTGGAGGTTCTCGCTGTTTCATTCAACATTCTATTAAAATG CGTGAGGAGTTGGGGCGTGATGCAAGTGCTTATGAGTTATTCAAAATGACGCATCAGAAAAAAGATGGTACATGGGTTGATGCTAGGTCAAAGGCTCTTGAT GCCGAGATGAATGCTCAGTTTCTTGAAGCAACACAACTTGATGCTGATTTTGAGTCACCACATAATCCAACCCCAGAGGTTCAAAATGAACTCTATATATTGGCTGTTGGTGGGGTTAAAAAGAGAAAATTGTATGGTGTTGGCTCGCAGGCTGAGGTGTTGTATCCTGAAGCTATGTCGGGACGTGCAACACACACACGTGCTAACTCTATGGATGTGGCTGCCGCTAAAGCTGAAGCTGCCGCTGCGACTTCTAAAGTAGAGGAACTTACAAGGGAATTGACTAGCTTGAGGCAGCAGGTTCGTTACTTGATGGAGCATGCACTTATTGACCCCCAAGCCACATCTTATGATGATGATAGCACACAACCATAG
- the LOC140813139 gene encoding uncharacterized protein isoform X1, producing MIYWRDDFDLQECRFCGHPRYKPSLHRTVKKKKVPWNRMYYFPLTPRLQRLYASVETAKHMRWHSEHVQDGDTMCHPSDSPAWKHFDTTHPDFALEVRNVRLGLSADGFQPFGQSGQQYSSWPVILTPYNLPPWMCMKDEYMFLTVIAPGPSNPKNKLDVFLQPLIAELNELWSVGAKTYDVHVKTNFTMRASLLWTISDFPAYAMLSGWSTAGKLACPYCMENSDAFTLPNGGKTSWFDNHRKFLPMDHNFRRNIKWFKKYHQVKKPPPHIKSGDEIIEELESYGFRSVIEPVAIEVNSEIVRRCKCGWRKRSIFWELPYWRTNMIRHNLDVMHIEKNVFENIFNTILNFPGRTKDNAKSREDLKEFCNRPELHRDDISNTYPKACYTLDKHSKVVLCNWLRNLKFSDGYASKMSRCVDMAKLKMFGMKSHDCHVFMQRLIPIAFKELLPHNVWQALTELSLFFKDITSRSIRCSDMVRMENDIPVILCKLERIFPPSFFDCMEHLPVHLAYEARIAGPVQYRWMYPFERFLRRLKNNVRNKARVEGSISNAYLVEEASYFCTHYFSASVKTRLRKQSRNDEGDNAQAGDVSNVSIFNFNGRPMGASKFRRLDDTEYHAARTYILLNCEEVKPYVSIFETELQLNNQSINSREMDLRLQTEFALWFEQYVQQPGANIPDKCLENIAFGPLRKIKSYSGYFVSGFRFHTVRHGATRSTSNSGVTVKGSGNTNNEINYYGNIEEIIEVEYPGLPIKRIVLFKCAWFDPTPKTGTRHHPKYQLFDVKKNKRLHIYEPFIFAVQAAQVVYVTYPNVKRSTDEWLAVCKMQPRSFIQAPIPNVVSSIDNEAFQNEEIGQHIIDVEDITISHVLTDVEILYEEIDELDEFDENELEIFVSSGGDDSENDDAYSNDDV from the exons ATGATTTACTGGAGAGATGACTTTGATTTACAAGAATGTAGGTTTTGCGGGCATCCACGTTACAAACCTAGTTTACATCGAACGgttaagaaaaaaaaagttCCATGGAATAGAATGTATTATTTTCCTCTAACCCCACGTTTGCAAAGGTTGTATGCATCTGTTGAAACAGCGAAGCACATGCGTTGGCATAGTGAGCATGTACAAGATGGAGATACAATGTGTCACCCCTCTGATTCACCTGCATGGAAGCATTTTGACACAACTCATCCAGATTTTGCACTCGAGGTTCGAAATGTCAGACTGGGACTTTCAGCTGATGGTTTTCAACCATTCGGTCAGTCAGGACAACAATATTCATCATGGCCAGTTATACTAACACCTTACAATTTGCCTCCATGGATGTGCATGAAAGATGAATACATGTTCTTGACAGTTATAGCTCCCGGACCTAGTAATCCTAAGAACAAGTTAGATGTGTTCTTGCAACCTCTTATCGCTGAATTGAACGAACTTTGGTCCGTTGGGGCAAAGACATATGATGTTCACGTGAAAACAAATTTTACTATGCGTGCCTCTTTGCTATGGACAATTAGTGATTTTCCTGCATATGCAATGTTATCTGGATGGAGTACCGCCGGTAAACTAGCATGTCCTTACTGTATGGAAAACTCTGATGCCTTCACATTGCCGAATGGTGGTAAAACATCATGGTTCGATAACCATCGTAAGTTTTTACCAATGGATCATAATTTCAGAAGAAATATTAAATGGTTCAAGAAATATCACCAAGTGAAAAAGCCTCCTCCACATATAAAATCCGGGGATGAAATTATTGAAGAACTTGAAAGTTACGGGTTTCGTAGTGTGATCGAACCAGTGGCTATTGAAGTGAACTCAGAAATTGTAAGACGATGTAAATGCGGATGGAGAAAACGCAGTATCTTTTGGGAATTGCCGTACTGGAGAACAAATATGATTAGACACAATCTAGATGTTATGCACATCGAGAAAAATGTTTTTGAGAACATATTTAATACAATTCTTAATTTTCCCGGCCGAACAAAAGATAATGCAAAATCGAGAGAAGATCTAAAAGAATTTTGCAACAGGCCAGAATTACATCGAGATGACATATCTAACACATATCCTAAAGCTTGCTATACATTGGATAAGCATAGCAAAGTAGTATTGTGTAACTGGTTGAGAAATTTAAAGTTCTCGGATGGATATGCATCTAAGATGTCAAGATGTGTTGATATGGCTAAATTGAAGATGTTTGGAATGAAAAGTCACGATTGTCATGTGTTCATGCAAAGATTAATCCCAATTGCTTTCAAGGAATTGCTTCCACATAATGTGTGGCAAGCTCTAACAGAATTAAGTTTGTTCTTCAAAGACATTACATCAAGAAGCATAAGATGTTCTGACATGGTTCGTATGGAGAATGATATTCCTGTGATACTTTGCAAACTAGAAAGAATATTCCCTCCAAGTTTTTTTGATTGTATGGAGCATCTTCCTGTGCACTTAGCTTATGAAGCTAGAATTGCTGGCCCTGTTCAATATCGATGGATGTATCCTTTTGAGCGATTTCTGCGAAGATTGAAAAACAATGTCCGTAACAAAGCAAGAGTGGAAGGATCAATTTCTAATGCATATTTAGTTGAAGAGGCATCATATTTTTGTACTCATTACTTTAGCGCAAGTGTGAAGACCCGTTTGAGGAAACAATCACGTAATGATGAAGGTGATAATGCACAAGCTGGAGACGTTTCCAATGTTTCTATATTTAATTTCAATGGTCGACCAATGGGTGCTTCTAAGTTCAGACGATTGGATGACACAGAGTACCATGCAGCACGGACATACATACTGCTCAATTGTGAAGAGGTGAAACCATATGTCAG catttttGAGACTGAGTTACAGTTGAACAATCAATCCATTAATTCACGTGAGATGGATTTAAGGCTACAAACGGAATTTGCATTATGGTTTGAACAATAC GTACAACAACCGGGAGCAAATATACCAGACAAATGTCTAGAAAATATTGCATTCGGTCCATTACGTAAAATTAAATCATATAGTGGATATTTTGTCAGTGGTTTCAGATTCCACACTGTACGTCACGGTGCAACAAGATCTACTAGTAATTCTGGAGTTACTGTAAAAGGTTCGGGCAACACAAACAATGAGATCAATTACTACGGTAACATAGAAGAGATAATCGAAGTGGAATATCCAGGGTTGCCTATCAAGCGTATTGTCTTGTTCAAATGTGCATGGTTCGACCCAACACCAAAAACAGGAACAAGACATCATCCAAAATATCAACTATTTGATGTTAAAAAGAACAAAAGACTGCACATCTATGAACCTTTCATTTTTGCTGTCCAAGCTGCTCAAGTTGTTTATGTCACTTACCCAAATGTGAAAAGGTCAACTGATGAGTGGTTGGCAGTGTGTAAGATGCAACCAAGATCATTTATTCAAGCACCTATTCCCAATGTTGTATCGTCCATAGATAATGAAGCTTTCCAGAATGAGGAAATTGGACAGCATATCATCGATGTTGAGGATATAACCATATCTCATGTGCTAACAGATGTTGAAATCTTGTATGAGGAGATAGATGAATTAGATGAGTTTGATGAAAATGAATTGGAAATTTTTGTATCATCTGGAGGTGATGATAGTGAAAATGATGATGCATACTCCAATGATGATGTTTAA